A single window of Sphingobacteriales bacterium DNA harbors:
- a CDS encoding c-type cytochrome, producing MLTKSQARLFFILGTVLFSGVFLFLTVDSIKKVPEQTNQEKLSEEVNNGKILWEKNNCMGCHTILGEGAYYAPELTRTVERRGKEWLKIFLKDPQAMYPNERKMVQYNFTDKEIDDIVAFLDWIGKIDLNGFPAKPDLQTSSTTTSSSSSTVSTTAQPEKFKQLCSACHSIGGVGGKVGPALDGVGSRLDETYMHNWIKDPQAVKPGTAMPKLPLSDEEINELVSFLITLK from the coding sequence ATGTTAACTAAATCACAAGCACGACTGTTCTTTATTCTAGGTACAGTTCTGTTTTCAGGTGTATTTTTATTTCTCACAGTAGATTCAATAAAAAAAGTACCAGAGCAAACAAATCAGGAAAAATTATCTGAAGAAGTAAATAATGGAAAGATATTATGGGAAAAGAATAATTGCATGGGATGCCATACCATACTAGGTGAAGGTGCTTACTATGCACCAGAGCTTACAAGAACCGTAGAACGAAGAGGAAAAGAATGGTTAAAAATTTTCTTAAAAGATCCACAAGCAATGTACCCAAATGAAAGAAAAATGGTACAATATAATTTTACAGATAAAGAAATTGATGATATCGTTGCATTTTTAGATTGGATAGGAAAAATTGACTTAAACGGATTTCCTGCAAAACCAGATTTACAAACAAGTAGTACAACAACAAGTTCAAGTTCGAGTACAGTTTCTACAACAGCCCAACCAGAGAAATTCAAACAATTATGCTCTGCTTGTCATTCAATTGGTGGTGTTGGCGGAAAAGTTGGACCAGCTTTAGATGGTGTGGGCAGTAGATTAGACGAAACATATATGCATAATTGGATTAAAGATCCACAAGCAGTAAAACCAGGTACAGCAATGCCTAAGCTACCTTTGTCAGATGAAGAAATAAATGAATTAGTTAGCTTCTTGATTACACTAAAATAA
- a CDS encoding cbb3-type cytochrome c oxidase subunit I produces MRYKSQKLAYWYFATCILLLSLQIIYGFIMGFAHVGLDVLHDLIPFNTARATHTNLLVVWLLTGFMGAAHFIIPDEADREIYSEKLAIVQLVSLIIVGVVAIIGFHLNWWEGRKFLEIPRPLDYLVVVNVLMFLFNICMTALKGKRFTTTGIVLILGLLSAALLYLPGMIYFENQTMDSYFRWWVVHLWVEGVWELIMGAILAFLLIKLTGVDREVIEKWLYIIVGLTFISGILGTGHHYYYIGVPKYWLMVGGIFSALEPLAFLGMALFAVNMYRKSGRSHPNKIALLWTIGCAIMSFVGAGFLGFAHTLPSVNMYTHGTLVTAMHGHLAFWGAYAMIVFAIITYSLPLLTGRKIYNNLSGLLAFWISNIGMLGMTGAFAVAGITQVYLERKMGMDFLKVQHEVEVHFWGLILAASLFTVGIILFIYNFIKYGTPNNEAILDPHLSDEEIVSKMA; encoded by the coding sequence ATGAGATATAAATCACAAAAATTAGCATATTGGTATTTTGCAACTTGCATATTATTGCTAAGTCTACAAATTATCTATGGATTTATAATGGGCTTTGCACATGTAGGCTTAGATGTTTTACATGATTTAATACCATTCAATACAGCACGTGCAACACACACAAATTTACTTGTAGTTTGGCTTCTTACAGGGTTTATGGGTGCTGCACATTTCATTATACCAGATGAAGCAGATAGAGAAATTTATTCAGAAAAATTAGCTATTGTACAACTAGTATCATTAATCATAGTTGGTGTTGTAGCAATTATCGGATTTCATCTGAATTGGTGGGAAGGTAGAAAATTCTTAGAAATACCAAGACCATTAGATTACTTAGTAGTTGTAAACGTATTAATGTTTCTTTTTAATATTTGTATGACAGCATTAAAAGGAAAACGTTTTACAACTACTGGTATTGTTTTGATACTAGGTTTATTATCTGCAGCTCTACTATACTTACCAGGAATGATATATTTTGAAAATCAAACTATGGATTCATATTTTAGATGGTGGGTAGTTCATTTATGGGTAGAAGGTGTATGGGAATTAATAATGGGTGCTATACTTGCATTTTTATTAATAAAATTAACAGGAGTTGATAGAGAAGTAATTGAGAAATGGCTTTACATTATTGTAGGACTAACATTCATATCTGGTATTTTAGGAACAGGACACCATTATTACTACATAGGAGTACCGAAATATTGGTTAATGGTAGGCGGAATATTTTCAGCATTAGAACCATTAGCATTTTTAGGTATGGCATTATTTGCAGTAAATATGTATAGAAAGAGTGGAAGGTCACATCCAAATAAAATTGCATTACTTTGGACAATTGGTTGTGCTATAATGTCATTTGTAGGTGCAGGATTTTTAGGATTTGCTCATACATTACCTAGTGTAAATATGTACACACATGGAACTCTTGTAACAGCAATGCATGGACATTTAGCATTTTGGGGCGCATATGCCATGATTGTTTTTGCAATTATCACCTATTCTTTACCACTACTTACTGGAAGAAAAATTTATAATAATCTAAGTGGGTTATTAGCATTTTGGATATCAAATATAGGCATGTTGGGCATGACAGGTGCATTTGCAGTAGCTGGTATCACTCAAGTATATTTAGAAAGGAAAATGGGTATGGACTTTTTAAAAGTACAACATGAAGTTGAAGTTCATTTTTGGGGATTAATATTAGCTGCATCATTATTCACAGTAGGTATTATTTTATTTATATATAATTTCATTAAATATGGTACACCAAATAATGAAGCAATTTTAGATCCACATTTATCTGATGAAGAAATAGTATCAAAAATGGCTTAA
- a CDS encoding CbbQ/NirQ/NorQ/GpvN family protein, producing MQKIYYRPINKECDIFEHTFKQKLPLLLKGPTGCGKTRFVEYMAQQLNQELITVACNEDTSAVDLIGRFLVKGLETVWQDGPITKAIRKGAIVYLDEIAEARPDVLVAIHSLTDHRRALYIDKLDIELHAPENFMLVASYNPGYQRGFKDLKPSTKQRFVAMQFSYPKPNVEAEIICNESNIDKSTAEKLVKLGNKIRNLVDSGLAEPASTRLLVDAAKLIVSGIPSRLACEVGIVHPLTDDIDIINALNDLVSMSI from the coding sequence ATGCAAAAAATATATTATAGACCAATCAATAAAGAGTGTGATATATTTGAACATACATTCAAGCAAAAACTACCACTACTCTTAAAAGGACCTACTGGCTGTGGTAAGACTAGATTTGTAGAATATATGGCTCAACAATTGAATCAAGAATTGATAACAGTTGCATGTAATGAAGACACATCAGCAGTAGATTTAATTGGTAGGTTTTTAGTAAAAGGATTAGAAACAGTTTGGCAAGATGGTCCAATCACTAAAGCAATAAGAAAAGGTGCAATTGTATATTTGGATGAAATTGCAGAAGCACGACCAGATGTATTAGTTGCTATTCATTCATTAACAGATCATAGACGAGCATTATATATAGATAAACTTGATATAGAACTACATGCACCAGAAAATTTTATGTTGGTCGCATCTTATAATCCTGGATATCAACGTGGGTTTAAAGATTTAAAACCATCAACGAAACAAAGATTTGTTGCTATGCAATTTAGTTATCCTAAACCAAATGTAGAAGCTGAAATCATTTGTAATGAAAGTAACATAGACAAATCAACAGCAGAGAAATTAGTTAAGTTAGGGAATAAAATAAGGAATTTAGTTGATAGTGGATTGGCTGAACCTGCATCTACACGATTGTTGGTAGATGCAGCTAAGCTTATAGTTTCTGGCATACCTTCACGCTTGGCATGTGAAGTGGGTATCGTTCATCCACTTACTGATGACATTGATATTATTAATGCACTTAATGATTTAGTTTCAATGTCTATATAA